The following coding sequences lie in one Kribbella sp. NBC_00709 genomic window:
- a CDS encoding TIGR02391 family protein, whose translation MNDSLSWKLEKLRDFIAKTDPIFVPSPPNSIGFHSYKAQIPEQEVIPLAAIIEKILEQEYPGWKIDVEVTEHERYRWRQMREAATKCLARLEAQEEIALHLGGGPTLNAGNLHPWVWEAAKPAWEAGNYEDAVDAAARNINSRLRPAPSIVVEHGVASDIVAPERRRTGGASRTWALRRAPRLPHETSPHPAVDCYAAVPPNADLVAKLALAPLPTIGR comes from the coding sequence ACAGATCCGATCTTTGTGCCTAGTCCGCCAAACTCAATCGGGTTCCACAGCTACAAGGCGCAAATCCCTGAGCAGGAAGTGATTCCGCTCGCAGCTATCATCGAAAAAATCTTGGAGCAGGAATATCCGGGCTGGAAGATTGATGTCGAGGTGACCGAGCACGAGCGCTACAGATGGCGCCAAATGCGCGAAGCCGCGACGAAATGCCTTGCACGCTTGGAGGCGCAAGAAGAGATCGCTTTACACTTGGGCGGCGGCCCAACGCTGAATGCGGGAAACTTGCACCCTTGGGTCTGGGAAGCTGCGAAACCGGCTTGGGAAGCTGGCAACTACGAGGACGCGGTCGACGCTGCCGCGCGGAACATCAACAGCCGTCTCCGGCCCGCACCATCCATCGTCGTCGAGCATGGAGTGGCAAGCGACATCGTAGCGCCAGAACGCCGGCGAACTGGTGGAGCGAGCCGGACGTGGGCACTCCGCCGCGCACCGCGGCTGCCTCATGAGACCAGTCCCCATCCTGCGGTGGACTGTTATGCCGCTGTACCGCCGAACGCCGACCTCGTCGCCAAGTTGGCGCTGGCTCCATTGCCGACAATCGGGCGCTGA